One Cupriavidus oxalaticus genomic region harbors:
- a CDS encoding DeoR/GlpR family DNA-binding transcription regulator translates to MLAEQRQKYILDQLSATGALAISELVAELDVSRETIRRDLNTLAARGLLVLTHGGALASDRTEPDTQARAAVNAEGKRAIGVRAAELVRDGASLILDYGTTTHAVAQALHGHHNLLVYTNDLAIAQLLGRRNGNRVIVLGGELQDNEDATHGWDTIEQLSRYHTDFAFIGIGGVTPHGEICDFSRAAAELRSRMLMAADTPCVVADYTKFGRNTGVTIKHFELAAWLITDMAPEPEIGAALKERGARLLIA, encoded by the coding sequence GTGCTCGCCGAACAACGGCAGAAATACATCCTAGACCAGCTCTCCGCCACCGGCGCACTCGCCATCAGCGAACTGGTGGCCGAGCTCGACGTCTCGCGCGAAACCATCCGGCGCGACCTCAACACGCTGGCGGCGCGCGGCCTGCTGGTGCTGACCCACGGTGGCGCGCTGGCGTCCGACCGCACCGAGCCCGACACCCAGGCCCGCGCCGCCGTCAATGCCGAAGGCAAGCGCGCCATCGGCGTGCGCGCCGCGGAACTGGTGCGCGACGGGGCATCGCTGATCCTGGATTACGGCACCACCACCCACGCGGTGGCGCAGGCGCTGCACGGCCACCACAACCTGCTGGTCTACACCAACGACCTTGCCATCGCCCAGCTGCTGGGCCGGCGCAACGGCAACCGCGTGATCGTGCTGGGCGGCGAGCTGCAGGACAACGAGGATGCGACCCACGGCTGGGACACCATCGAGCAGCTGTCGCGCTACCACACCGACTTCGCCTTTATCGGCATCGGCGGAGTCACCCCGCACGGCGAGATCTGCGACTTTTCGCGCGCAGCGGCCGAGCTGCGCAGCCGCATGCTGATGGCTGCCGATACCCCATGCGTGGTGGCCGACTACACCAAGTTCGGCCGCAACACCGGCGTGACCATCAAGCATTTCGAACTGGCCGCCTGGCTGATCACGGACATGGCACCCGAGCCGGAAATCGGGGCGGCGCTGAAGGAGCGCGGCGCCAGGCTGCTGATCGCCTAG
- the phnY gene encoding phosphonoacetaldehyde dehydrogenase → MNAPHFPAGTVSPHFRAEALRIDGQKIVRERVIEVRNPYDGTLVGTVPKATLDDVRRAFGVAQAYRSTLTRYERAAILNRAAALLRERTEEASDLITLESGLSKKDSLYEIGRVADVLGFAATEALRDDGLLFSCDLTPHGKKRRVLTQREPLLGVICAITPFNHPMNQVAHKVAPSIATNNRMVLKPSEKVPLSAYYLADLLYEAGLPPQMLQVVTGDPREIADELITHPAVDLVTFTGGVAIGKYIASKAGYKRVVLELGGNDPLIVLADADLERASDLAVQGSYKNSGQRCTAVKRMLVHQAVAARFTELVVEKTRAWTYGNPMDRGVDMGTVIDEEAARLFEARVNEAVAQGARLLAGNQRNGASYAPTVIDRVDPAMTVVREETFGPVSPIITFRDVEDAIRISNGTAFGLSSGVCTNDIEAFTKIANSLQVGTVNLWEVPGYRIELTPFGGIKDSGLGYKEGVQEAAKSFTNLKTVTLPWA, encoded by the coding sequence ATGAACGCCCCCCATTTCCCTGCAGGCACTGTCAGCCCGCATTTCCGCGCCGAGGCGCTGCGCATCGATGGCCAGAAGATCGTGCGCGAGCGCGTGATCGAGGTGCGCAACCCGTATGACGGCACGCTGGTGGGCACCGTGCCCAAGGCCACGCTCGACGACGTGCGCCGCGCCTTCGGCGTGGCGCAGGCGTACCGTTCCACGCTGACGCGCTACGAGCGCGCCGCCATCCTGAACCGCGCCGCCGCGCTGCTGCGCGAGCGCACCGAGGAAGCGTCGGACCTGATCACGCTGGAGTCCGGCCTGTCCAAGAAGGACTCGCTGTACGAGATCGGCCGCGTGGCCGACGTACTAGGCTTCGCCGCCACCGAGGCGCTGCGCGACGACGGCCTGCTGTTCTCCTGCGACCTGACCCCGCACGGCAAGAAGCGCCGCGTGCTGACGCAGCGCGAGCCGCTGCTGGGCGTGATCTGCGCCATCACGCCGTTCAACCACCCGATGAACCAGGTGGCGCACAAGGTGGCGCCGTCGATCGCCACCAACAACCGTATGGTGCTCAAGCCATCGGAGAAGGTGCCGCTGTCGGCGTACTACCTGGCCGACCTGCTGTACGAGGCCGGGCTGCCGCCGCAGATGCTGCAGGTCGTCACCGGCGACCCGCGCGAGATTGCCGACGAGCTGATCACCCATCCCGCCGTCGACCTCGTCACCTTCACCGGCGGCGTGGCGATCGGCAAGTACATCGCCAGCAAGGCCGGCTACAAGCGCGTGGTGCTGGAGCTGGGCGGCAACGACCCGCTGATCGTGCTGGCCGACGCCGACCTCGAGCGCGCCTCCGACCTCGCGGTGCAGGGCTCGTACAAGAACTCGGGCCAGCGCTGCACCGCGGTCAAGCGCATGCTGGTGCACCAGGCGGTCGCGGCGCGCTTCACCGAACTGGTGGTGGAGAAGACCCGCGCGTGGACGTACGGCAACCCGATGGACCGAGGCGTCGACATGGGCACGGTGATCGACGAAGAGGCCGCCAGGCTGTTCGAGGCGCGCGTCAACGAGGCGGTGGCGCAGGGCGCGCGGCTGCTGGCCGGCAACCAGCGCAACGGCGCCAGCTACGCGCCGACGGTGATCGACCGCGTCGACCCGGCGATGACAGTGGTGCGCGAGGAGACCTTCGGGCCGGTGTCGCCCATCATCACGTTCCGCGATGTCGAGGATGCGATCCGGATTTCCAACGGCACGGCGTTTGGCCTGTCGTCGGGGGTCTGCACCAACGACATCGAGGCGTTCACGAAGATCGCCAACTCGCTGCAGGTCGGCACGGTGAACCTGTGGGAAGTGCCGGGCTACCGCATCGAGCTGACGCCGTTCGGCGGCATCAAGGATTCGGGGCTGGGGTACAAGGAAGGCGTGCAGGAGGCGGCCAAGAGCTTTACCAATTTGAAGACGGTGACGCTGCCGTGGGCGTGA
- the phnA gene encoding phosphonoacetate hydrolase: protein MPDTKDPARTITVNQRSYRWMQQPVVVVCVDGCEFDYLEAAAASGSAPYLKQLLASGSSFRGACVVPTFTNPNNLSIVTGAPPAVHGICGNYFFDRSANEGRGEEVMMNDPRYLRAGTILAAFADAGASVAVVTAKDKLRRLLGHGMRGICFSSEKADQATVAENGIDGVLELVGMPVPDVYSAELSEFVFAAGVRLMETRRPDLMYLSTTDYIQHKFAPGSDGANAFYAMMDKYLARLDKLGCVVALTADHGMNAKHDDATKAPNVIYLQDHLDAWLGRGVEAGGARVILPITDPYVVHHGALGSFATIYLPEDADRGALKARLSGLPGVESVLDNAEACARFELPSDRVGDLVVTGDKHVVLGTSRSRHDLSGLDAPLRSHGGVSEQTVPLVFNRPTAGIPGKPVMRNFDIFDVALNHLH, encoded by the coding sequence ATGCCCGATACCAAGGATCCCGCCCGCACCATTACCGTCAACCAGCGCAGCTACCGCTGGATGCAGCAGCCCGTCGTGGTGGTCTGTGTCGACGGCTGCGAGTTCGACTACCTCGAAGCCGCCGCCGCCAGCGGCAGTGCGCCTTACCTCAAGCAGTTGCTCGCCAGCGGCTCGTCGTTCCGCGGCGCGTGCGTGGTACCCACCTTCACCAACCCGAACAACCTGTCCATCGTCACCGGCGCGCCGCCGGCGGTGCACGGCATCTGCGGCAACTATTTCTTCGACCGCAGCGCCAACGAGGGCCGCGGCGAGGAAGTGATGATGAACGACCCCAGGTATCTGCGCGCGGGCACCATCCTGGCCGCCTTTGCCGACGCCGGCGCCAGCGTCGCGGTGGTGACCGCCAAGGACAAGCTGCGCCGCCTGCTCGGCCACGGCATGCGCGGCATCTGCTTCTCGTCCGAGAAGGCCGACCAGGCCACGGTGGCTGAGAACGGCATCGACGGCGTGCTGGAACTGGTCGGCATGCCGGTGCCCGATGTCTACAGCGCCGAGCTGTCCGAGTTTGTCTTCGCCGCCGGCGTGCGGCTGATGGAAACGCGCCGCCCCGACCTGATGTACCTGTCCACCACCGACTACATCCAGCACAAGTTCGCGCCCGGCTCGGACGGCGCCAACGCCTTCTACGCGATGATGGACAAGTACCTGGCGCGCCTGGACAAACTCGGCTGCGTGGTGGCGCTGACCGCCGACCACGGCATGAACGCCAAGCACGACGATGCCACCAAGGCGCCCAACGTGATCTACCTGCAGGACCACCTGGATGCATGGCTTGGCCGCGGCGTGGAAGCGGGCGGGGCGCGCGTGATCCTGCCGATCACCGATCCCTATGTGGTCCACCACGGCGCACTCGGCTCGTTCGCCACCATCTACCTGCCGGAAGACGCCGACCGCGGCGCGCTCAAGGCCCGGCTGTCCGGCCTGCCGGGCGTGGAGAGCGTGCTGGACAACGCCGAAGCCTGCGCGCGCTTCGAGCTGCCGTCCGACCGCGTGGGCGACCTGGTGGTGACCGGCGACAAGCACGTGGTGCTGGGCACCAGCCGCAGCCGCCATGACCTGTCCGGGCTCGATGCGCCGCTGCGCTCGCACGGCGGCGTCTCGGAGCAGACCGTGCCGCTGGTGTTCAACCGCCCGACCGCCGGCATCCCGGGCAAGCCGGTGATGCGCAATTTCGACATCTTCGACGTGGCGCTGAATCACTTGCACTGA
- a CDS encoding phosphonate utilization associated transcriptional regulator — translation MSRQAPLASEITILQSQSLTTLVQRELELRIMSGELPPGAKLNEIEVAGQLNVSRGPVREAFRALEQAGLLRTEKNRGVFVRAISVQEADEIYELRAVLDEFVGRQLAARITAEGLRELRALVEALGTASAARDLDDYTRLNFAFHDRMVELAGNGKLLDTYRRLVKELTLFRREALSGSNAAMPDSTREHRAIVSAIAARDGELAARLMREHVERGRARMHAAVDPDAAGTGAAA, via the coding sequence ATGTCACGCCAAGCACCGCTGGCGAGCGAAATCACCATCCTGCAGAGCCAGTCACTGACCACGCTGGTCCAGCGCGAACTGGAGCTGCGGATCATGTCCGGCGAACTGCCGCCGGGCGCCAAGCTCAACGAGATCGAAGTCGCGGGCCAGCTCAACGTCTCGCGCGGCCCGGTACGCGAAGCGTTCCGCGCGCTGGAGCAGGCCGGCCTGCTGCGCACCGAAAAGAACCGCGGCGTGTTCGTGCGAGCCATCTCGGTGCAGGAAGCCGACGAGATCTACGAACTGCGCGCCGTGCTCGATGAATTCGTCGGCCGGCAACTGGCGGCCCGCATCACGGCGGAAGGCTTGCGCGAACTGCGCGCGCTGGTCGAGGCGCTGGGCACCGCCAGCGCCGCCCGCGACCTGGACGACTACACGCGCCTGAACTTCGCCTTCCACGACCGCATGGTCGAGCTGGCCGGCAACGGCAAGCTGCTCGACACCTACCGTCGCCTGGTCAAGGAACTGACGCTGTTCCGGCGCGAGGCGCTGTCCGGCAGCAACGCGGCCATGCCCGATTCCACCCGCGAGCACCGCGCCATCGTCTCGGCCATCGCCGCGCGCGACGGGGAGCTGGCGGCGCGGCTGATGCGCGAGCACGTCGAGCGCGGGCGCGCGCGCATGCATGCCGCGGTCGATCCCGATGCCGCCGGCACCGGCGCGGCCGCCTGA
- a CDS encoding putative 2-aminoethylphosphonate ABC transporter substrate-binding protein gives MKLSLTSTLHTAAALLALGAASAALAQKTTLTVYTAWEIETLKPYAEGFARVAPDIELKYVRDSTGVITAKALAEKANPQADVIAGLAASSLELLKQEGMLAPYTPKGFEKLTRDYSDKATPPSWVGLDVWGATVCFNTVEAKKRNLPRPETWKDLAKPVYKGTIVMPNPASSGTGFLDVTAWLQLFGEQEGWKYMDALHENIAQYTHSGSKPCKQAGSGEFPIGISFELRAHKTLASGAPIEMIFPKEGLGYDIEAAGIVKGTKKQEAAQRYLDWLASKEAAQLFARDWAIVTYPGVARKVETIPANYEQMLVKNDFSYIAKNRERVLTEWQKRYASKSEKQQ, from the coding sequence ATGAAACTGTCCCTCACATCCACCCTGCACACCGCCGCCGCCCTGCTCGCACTGGGCGCCGCCAGCGCCGCGCTGGCCCAGAAAACCACCCTGACGGTCTACACCGCGTGGGAAATCGAAACCCTGAAGCCATACGCCGAGGGCTTCGCCAGGGTCGCGCCCGACATCGAGCTGAAGTACGTGCGCGACTCCACCGGCGTCATCACCGCCAAGGCACTCGCTGAAAAGGCCAACCCGCAGGCGGACGTGATCGCCGGCCTGGCCGCATCGAGCCTCGAGCTGCTCAAGCAGGAAGGCATGCTGGCGCCCTACACCCCCAAGGGCTTCGAAAAACTGACGCGCGACTACAGCGACAAGGCCACGCCGCCGTCATGGGTGGGACTGGATGTCTGGGGCGCCACCGTCTGCTTCAACACCGTCGAAGCGAAAAAGCGCAACCTGCCGCGCCCGGAAACCTGGAAGGACCTGGCCAAGCCGGTCTACAAGGGCACCATCGTGATGCCCAACCCGGCCTCGTCCGGCACCGGCTTTCTCGACGTGACCGCCTGGCTGCAGCTGTTCGGCGAGCAGGAAGGCTGGAAGTACATGGACGCGCTGCACGAGAACATCGCCCAGTACACGCACAGCGGCTCCAAGCCGTGCAAGCAGGCAGGCTCGGGCGAATTCCCGATCGGCATCTCGTTCGAGCTGCGCGCGCACAAGACGCTGGCCTCGGGCGCGCCGATCGAGATGATCTTCCCCAAGGAAGGCCTGGGCTATGACATCGAGGCTGCCGGCATCGTCAAGGGGACGAAGAAGCAGGAGGCCGCGCAGCGCTACCTGGACTGGCTGGCGAGCAAGGAAGCGGCGCAGCTGTTCGCCAGGGACTGGGCCATCGTCACCTATCCGGGCGTGGCGCGGAAGGTCGAGACCATCCCGGCCAACTACGAGCAGATGCTGGTCAAGAACGACTTCAGCTATATCGCCAAGAACCGCGAGCGCGTGCTGACCGAATGGCAGAAGCGGTACGCCAGCAAGTCGGAAAAGCAGCAGTAA
- a CDS encoding putative 2-aminoethylphosphonate ABC transporter ATP-binding protein, giving the protein MPSPTSMAETYLSLKGIHKRFGGGASPFVALHHIDLDVRQGELLCFLGPSGCGKTTLLRIIAGLESQNAGTIHQGGRDISTLPPMERDYGIVFQSYALFPNLTVADNVAYGLVNRRMPRDQRRARVDELLTLVGLPDRGSQYPAQLSGGQQQRVAIARALATSPGLLLLDEPLSALDARVRVRLRSEIRALQQRLNITTILVTHDQEEALSMADRIVVMNQGVIEQVGTPAQVYQRPSTPFAADFVGKTNMLGARVGGDGALHLGGVRMDCTAPAGCCADEAVQVFFRPEDVCVRGIEQHGPNVLEATVDKIEFLGAFSRLTLRLPDAASGTLCADLSLNDLHELRPNTGDRLRLAIPADRLRIFRHACA; this is encoded by the coding sequence ATGCCATCCCCCACTTCCATGGCCGAGACCTATCTCAGCCTGAAAGGCATCCACAAGCGCTTCGGCGGCGGCGCCAGCCCGTTCGTCGCCCTGCATCACATCGACCTCGACGTGCGCCAGGGCGAGCTGCTGTGCTTCCTCGGCCCGTCGGGCTGCGGCAAGACCACGCTGCTGCGCATCATCGCCGGGCTGGAATCGCAGAACGCCGGCACCATCCACCAGGGCGGGCGCGATATCTCCACGCTGCCGCCGATGGAGCGCGACTACGGCATCGTATTCCAGTCGTATGCCTTGTTTCCCAACCTGACGGTGGCGGACAACGTCGCCTACGGCCTGGTCAACCGGCGCATGCCGCGCGACCAGCGCCGCGCGCGCGTCGATGAACTGCTGACGCTGGTGGGCCTGCCCGATCGCGGCAGCCAGTACCCCGCGCAGCTCTCCGGCGGCCAGCAGCAGCGCGTCGCGATCGCGCGGGCGCTGGCGACTTCGCCCGGCCTGCTGCTGCTGGACGAGCCCCTGTCCGCACTCGACGCACGCGTGCGGGTGCGGCTGCGCAGCGAGATCCGCGCGCTGCAGCAGCGCCTGAACATCACCACCATCCTGGTCACGCACGACCAGGAAGAGGCGCTGTCGATGGCAGACCGCATCGTGGTCATGAACCAGGGCGTGATCGAGCAGGTGGGCACGCCGGCGCAGGTCTACCAGCGCCCGTCCACGCCGTTCGCCGCGGACTTCGTCGGCAAGACCAATATGCTGGGCGCGCGCGTCGGCGGCGACGGGGCGCTGCACCTCGGCGGCGTGCGCATGGACTGCACCGCGCCGGCCGGCTGCTGCGCCGACGAGGCGGTGCAGGTGTTCTTCCGGCCGGAAGACGTCTGCGTGCGCGGCATCGAGCAGCACGGGCCCAATGTGCTGGAAGCCACCGTGGACAAGATCGAGTTCCTGGGCGCGTTCTCGCGCCTGACGCTGCGGCTGCCCGATGCCGCATCGGGCACGCTGTGCGCCGACCTCTCGCTCAACGACCTGCACGAACTGCGCCCGAACACCGGCGACCGCCTGCGCCTGGCCATTCCCGCTGACCGCCTCCGCATCTTCCGCCACGCATGCGCCTGA
- a CDS encoding putative 2-aminoethylphosphonate ABC transporter permease subunit — MRLSLTTAPANVPATDTAPGAVPTGIPNPGAKPSLPAPPAFVATTVRAHWTDRLAHLLLALAAVALLCFVLAPIAMILAKSVQNRDGTLAGIAHFRAYFESPALLRSVWNSLWVSALATCITVPLAFTFAYALTRSRIACKGLLRNLALIPLLAPSLLAAISFIFWFGNQGLFKPWMGDTQIYGPLGIVASLVFATFPHALMILVTALSLTDARLYEAADALGTSTMRKFFTITVPGARYGLVSAAMVVFTYAISDFGIPKVIGGNFHMLATDIYKLVIGMQDFSQGAVVSLMLLVPVAVTYCVDARVQKRQMALMSARSVPYVPRRSRRFDLAMASFCWLMAALMVAVMGMAIYASFVKLWPYNFSLSLNHYRVGLVEGGVVDSYLNSLRMAALAAVIGPVFIFATAYLLEKTRGLDWLRGFVRLMAVLPMGVPGLVLGLGYIFFFVPQANPLHGLYQTLGILVLVTIVHYYASCHLTAVTALKQLDSEFEAVSASLKVPFYKTFFKVTVPACLPAILEISRYLFINAMTTVSAVVFLYGADTKLASVEIVNLDESGDIGPAAAMATLVVVTSALACLLYYLLQRVLDCKTQAWRQGQSSD; from the coding sequence ATGCGCCTGAGCCTCACGACGGCGCCGGCCAATGTGCCGGCTACCGATACCGCCCCGGGCGCCGTGCCGACCGGGATTCCCAATCCCGGCGCGAAGCCTTCCCTGCCGGCGCCACCCGCGTTCGTCGCCACCACGGTGCGCGCGCACTGGACCGACCGGCTCGCGCACTTGCTGCTGGCACTGGCCGCAGTCGCCCTGCTCTGCTTCGTGCTGGCCCCGATCGCGATGATCCTGGCCAAGAGCGTGCAGAACCGCGACGGCACGCTGGCGGGGATCGCACATTTCCGCGCCTACTTCGAATCGCCGGCGCTGCTGCGCTCGGTATGGAACAGCCTGTGGGTCTCGGCGCTGGCCACCTGCATCACCGTGCCGCTGGCCTTTACCTTTGCCTACGCGCTCACGCGCAGCCGCATCGCCTGCAAGGGGCTGCTGCGCAACCTGGCGCTGATCCCCTTGCTGGCACCGTCGCTGCTGGCAGCCATTTCCTTTATCTTCTGGTTCGGCAACCAGGGTCTGTTCAAGCCGTGGATGGGCGACACGCAGATCTACGGGCCGCTTGGGATCGTCGCCTCGCTGGTGTTCGCCACCTTTCCGCATGCGCTGATGATCCTGGTCACGGCGCTGTCGCTGACCGACGCGCGGCTGTACGAGGCGGCCGATGCGCTGGGCACTTCCACCATGCGCAAATTCTTCACCATCACCGTGCCGGGTGCGCGCTATGGCCTGGTCAGCGCGGCGATGGTGGTGTTCACCTATGCGATCTCCGACTTCGGCATCCCCAAGGTGATCGGCGGCAACTTCCACATGCTGGCCACCGACATCTACAAGCTGGTGATCGGCATGCAGGACTTCTCGCAGGGCGCGGTGGTGTCGCTGATGCTGCTGGTGCCGGTGGCCGTCACCTACTGCGTCGACGCGCGCGTGCAGAAGCGCCAGATGGCGCTGATGTCGGCGCGCTCGGTGCCGTACGTGCCGCGCCGCAGCCGCCGCTTCGACCTTGCCATGGCGTCGTTCTGCTGGCTGATGGCGGCGCTGATGGTGGCGGTGATGGGCATGGCGATCTATGCGTCCTTCGTCAAGCTGTGGCCGTACAACTTCTCGCTGTCGCTGAACCACTACCGCGTGGGGCTGGTGGAGGGCGGCGTGGTCGATTCCTACCTGAACAGCCTGCGCATGGCCGCGCTGGCCGCGGTGATCGGGCCGGTGTTCATCTTCGCCACCGCCTACCTGCTGGAAAAGACGCGCGGGCTGGACTGGCTGCGCGGCTTCGTGCGGCTGATGGCGGTGCTGCCGATGGGCGTGCCCGGGCTGGTGCTGGGCCTGGGCTACATCTTCTTCTTCGTGCCGCAGGCCAACCCGCTGCATGGCCTGTACCAGACGCTGGGCATCCTGGTGCTGGTGACGATCGTGCATTACTACGCGTCGTGCCACCTGACCGCGGTGACCGCGCTCAAGCAGCTCGACAGCGAGTTCGAGGCCGTGTCCGCGTCGCTGAAGGTGCCCTTCTACAAGACCTTCTTCAAGGTCACGGTGCCGGCCTGCCTGCCCGCCATCCTGGAGATCTCGCGCTACCTGTTCATCAACGCCATGACCACGGTGTCGGCAGTGGTGTTCCTGTACGGCGCCGACACCAAGCTGGCCTCGGTCGAGATCGTCAACCTGGACGAGTCCGGGGACATCGGCCCGGCCGCGGCCATGGCCACGCTGGTGGTGGTGACCTCCGCGCTGGCCTGCCTGCTCTATTACCTGCTGCAACGCGTGCTCGACTGCAAGACCCAGGCATGGCGCCAGGGCCAGTCGAGTGACTGA
- a CDS encoding 2-aminoethylphosphonate--pyruvate transaminase, whose amino-acid sequence MIRGNDPILLTPGPLTTSLATRQAMLRDWGSWDASFNSITRSLCDDLVRIVNGEGTHVCVPMQGSGTFSVEAAIANVVPRDGKVLVPQNGAYCQRILKICKVLGRASVELPIPEDQPATAALIEQALARDPAITHVAQVHCETGAGVLNPLPEIAALCQRLGKGLIVDAMSSFGAIGIDARTMPFDALVAATGKCIEGVPGMGFVLVRKDVLEASQGNSHSLALDLYDQYVYMQKTTQWRFTPPTHVVAAFRAALDQFLEEGGQPVRGTRYRKNCEALVKGMGELGFRPFLPAAVQAPIIVTFHAPADARYDFKTFYGKVRERGYILYPGKLTQVETFRVGCIGAIDDNEMRNVVTAVGEVLKEMGVKMQAQLAEAA is encoded by the coding sequence ATGATCCGCGGCAATGACCCGATCCTTCTGACCCCCGGCCCTCTCACCACCTCGCTCGCGACCAGGCAGGCCATGCTGCGCGACTGGGGGTCCTGGGATGCCAGCTTCAACAGCATCACGCGCAGCCTGTGCGATGACCTCGTGCGCATCGTCAACGGCGAAGGCACCCATGTGTGCGTGCCGATGCAGGGCAGCGGCACTTTTTCCGTGGAAGCCGCCATCGCCAACGTGGTGCCCCGCGACGGCAAGGTGCTGGTGCCGCAGAACGGCGCGTACTGCCAGCGCATCCTGAAGATCTGCAAGGTGCTGGGACGCGCCAGCGTGGAATTGCCGATCCCCGAAGACCAGCCGGCCACGGCCGCGCTGATCGAGCAGGCGCTGGCGCGCGACCCCGCGATCACGCATGTAGCGCAGGTGCATTGCGAGACCGGCGCCGGCGTGCTGAACCCGCTGCCGGAGATCGCCGCGCTGTGCCAGCGGCTGGGCAAGGGACTGATCGTCGATGCGATGAGTTCGTTCGGCGCGATCGGGATCGATGCGCGCACCATGCCGTTCGACGCACTGGTGGCCGCCACCGGCAAGTGCATCGAGGGCGTGCCGGGCATGGGCTTCGTGCTGGTCAGGAAGGACGTGCTGGAAGCCAGCCAGGGCAACAGCCATTCGCTGGCGCTCGACCTGTACGACCAGTACGTCTATATGCAGAAGACCACGCAGTGGCGCTTCACGCCGCCCACGCATGTGGTGGCGGCATTCCGCGCGGCGCTGGACCAGTTCCTGGAAGAAGGCGGGCAGCCGGTGCGCGGGACGCGCTATCGCAAGAACTGCGAGGCGCTGGTCAAGGGCATGGGCGAGCTCGGCTTCCGGCCGTTCCTGCCGGCGGCGGTGCAGGCGCCGATCATCGTCACCTTCCATGCGCCGGCGGATGCGCGCTATGACTTCAAGACCTTCTACGGCAAGGTGCGCGAGCGCGGGTACATCCTGTATCCGGGCAAGCTGACGCAGGTGGAGACGTTCCGCGTGGGGTGCATCGGGGCGATCGATGACAACGAGATGCGCAATGTGGTGACGGCGGTGGGTGAGGTGCTGAAGGAGATGGGGGTAAAGATGCAGGCGCAGTTGGCGGAGGCGGCGTAG
- a CDS encoding EamA family transporter, whose product MPLPPDFHGLAFAAVMLSALMHASWNAIVKIGGDRLSSMALIDTFCLLVAIPFLFFVPLPAPQVWPFLLATVALEVVYKLSLVAAYNRGDFSQAYPLMRGSAPMMVAILLLLAGSERLGPGGYAGIALICCGLASLVRWRRQSPDLLGFALLAGACLAGGTVIDGTAVKRHGEVFTYIVWLQAMSHVFMPGYAFSRRGTALVALLRTEWKRAWIGGINRVGSYALMLWAMTLAPVAKLAALRESSVIFAALLGHFLLREPFDRRRLAATALVLAGILTLQLAR is encoded by the coding sequence ATGCCCCTCCCCCCAGACTTCCACGGCCTCGCCTTCGCCGCCGTGATGCTGTCCGCGCTGATGCACGCCTCCTGGAACGCCATCGTCAAGATCGGCGGCGACCGCCTGTCGTCGATGGCATTGATCGACACCTTCTGCCTGCTGGTGGCGATCCCCTTCCTGTTTTTTGTACCCCTGCCCGCGCCACAGGTCTGGCCCTTCCTGCTGGCCACCGTCGCATTGGAAGTCGTCTACAAGCTGTCGCTGGTGGCCGCCTACAACCGCGGCGATTTCAGCCAGGCCTATCCGCTGATGCGCGGCTCGGCGCCGATGATGGTCGCGATCCTGCTGCTGCTCGCCGGCAGCGAGCGGCTCGGCCCCGGCGGCTACGCCGGCATTGCGCTGATCTGCTGCGGCCTGGCCAGCCTGGTGCGCTGGCGCCGCCAGTCACCCGACCTGCTCGGCTTTGCCCTGCTCGCCGGCGCCTGCCTGGCCGGCGGCACCGTGATCGACGGCACCGCGGTCAAGCGCCACGGCGAGGTCTTCACCTACATCGTCTGGCTGCAGGCGATGTCGCACGTATTCATGCCCGGCTATGCCTTCAGCCGCCGCGGCACCGCACTGGTGGCGCTGCTGCGCACCGAATGGAAGCGCGCGTGGATCGGCGGCATCAACCGCGTCGGGTCGTATGCGCTGATGCTGTGGGCGATGACGCTGGCGCCGGTGGCCAAGCTGGCGGCGCTGCGCGAATCCAGCGTGATCTTCGCCGCGCTGCTCGGCCACTTCCTGCTGCGCGAACCGTTCGACCGGCGCCGCCTGGCCGCCACCGCGCTGGTGCTGGCGGGCATCCTGACGCTGCAGCTCGCGCGCTGA